Proteins encoded together in one Impatiens glandulifera chromosome 1, dImpGla2.1, whole genome shotgun sequence window:
- the LOC124920202 gene encoding uncharacterized protein LOC124920202 isoform X1 encodes MERDETNWSELVEDLVDGGEVEKAISLLESVVSNLQTDTDCLQLSSALFDLSKLYSSQGFSLKSDEIRTRALIVRERSRPTHLPQGDLKLAKDDAAIIDGSSSGQPLELKDDVSLCKDCSDDDDWEAIADHSLNDLRLSPKSLPSKPSLDDVKVPTPKRRGRGTFAYKKEGLYSDQLTDGNPKDDDDSESQSSEKDSNTRNLKCGTRHILVLADFPLSTTTRDLEKLLDKFKSSGFVIRWVNDTVALAVFRSSSLALEAFNCMKCAFTVRVLEENDALLSSIRPRDLDPPRQRPQTSTRTAQRLIAQGMGLKLQSTNFGSKELREQEEARRNRIVSRQNMKEDAWGED; translated from the exons ATGGAAAGGGATGAAACAAACTGGAGCGAACTGGTTGAAGATCTCGTTGATGGAGGAGAAGTAGAAAAGGCCATCTCTCTTCTCGAATCTGTTGTTTCCAATCTCCAAACTGATACCGACTGTCTTCAGCTTTCCTCCGCCCTATTCGATTTGTCCAAACTCTATTCCTCCCAAGGTTTCTCTCTCAAGTCCGACGAGATTCGCACTCGCGCCCTTATCGTCAGGGAACGATCCCGACCAACCCACTTGCCTCAGGG TGATTTAAAACTTGCAAAAGATGATGCTGCAATCATCGATGGTTCTTCTAGTG GGCAACCGCTTGAATTGAAGGATGATGTTTCCCTCTGTAAAGATTGCTCAGATGATGATG ATTGGGAGGCTATTGCAGATCATTCTCTCAATGATTTACGACTCTCTCCAAAATCCTTACCCTCAAAACCATCACTAGATGATGTTAAAGTTCCAACCCCTAAACGGCGTGGAAGAGGAACATTCGCGTATAAGAAAGAGGGATTATACAGTGATCAACTAACTGATGGGAATCCaaaggatgatgatgattctGAAAGCCAAAGCTCAGAAAAAGATTCTAACACAAGAAATT TAAAATGTGGAACACGTCACATTCTTGTTCTAGCTGACTTTCCACTTAGCACCACAACGCGAGACCTTGAGAAGCTTTTGGACAAATTCAAAAGCAGTGGCTTTGTGATTCGTTGGGTCAATGATACTGTTGCACTTGCTGTTTTCAGATCTTCTTCACTTG CACTTGAGGCATTTAACTGCATGAAATGTGCATTTACTGTGCGTGTACTTGAAGAGAACGATGCACTTCTCAGCTCTATTCGACCTAGAG ATCTGGATCCCCCTCGTCAAAGGCCTCAAACATCGACGAGAACAGCTCAAAGGTTAATTGCACAAGGAATGGGACTGAAGTTGCAGTCAACAAATTTTGGGTCCAAGGAATTGAGGGAACAGGAAGAAGCTAGGAGGAATCGTATTGTCTCGAGACAAAACATGAAGGAAGATGCATGGGGTGAAGACTGA
- the LOC124922782 gene encoding BEL1-like homeodomain protein 1 has translation MSTYFNGISSEIQADSSSGLQTLYLMTPQNYIDQGHHFVGVPIPVGSNSDHDHLSRSSSSSLSRFHYNHLWGGGPAAAATDNCSIPASGTHQGLSLSLSYREQGLSSGTMIHGPVINGVREDTSASNGLVMRSKYLKAAQELLDEVVNVGKGVIDYQVAAEGGGGGESERREKIGEEGSGGGETTGKRGGTELTTVQRQELQMKKAKLVNMLDEVEQRYKEYHNQMQIVVSSFEQAAGIGSTKSYTALALQTISKQFRCLKDAISAQIKAAASSLGEDVDGATGAEGYSRLKFVDHQLRQQKALQQLGMMPPPHHHNAWRPQRGLPESAVSVLRAWLFEHFLHPYPKDSDKHMLAKQTGLTRSQVSNWFINARVRLWKPMVEEMYLEEMKQHDQESSSTINGKNTTVINARETNKELLPGESKSQTLIHHQTSSTFPSEPQLLHIPNHVYTTSQAKGLVLDPPRSPKKPKPSSNNNNINNVNIGGGSFGAYNINPLIDDHHHQIGVDHFDHEQLVAAGFHDFLSNQMGMNMGSAVQASHYGGMMSSVSPPHSSIMINGYDSINSTIMNNNRKRFAAPLLPDFVA, from the exons ATGTCGACTTACTTCAATGGAATAAGCTCAGAAATCCAAGCTGATTCATCTTCAGGACTTCAAACGCTCTATCTAATGACTCCTCAAAATTACATCGACCAAGGTCACCACTTTGTCGGCGTTCCTATTCCGGTCGGATCAAACTCCGATCATGATCATCTCAGCCGTTCATCTTCATCATCGTTATCTCGTTTCCATTATAACCACTTGTGGGGAGGAGGACCCGCAGCAGCAGCAACAGACAATTGCTCCATCCCGGCAAGTGGGACCCACCAAGGTTTGTCGTTAAGCTTGTCGTACCGCGAACAGGGTTTGTCATCGGGGACAATGATACATGGTCCGGTAATTAACGGTGTTAGGGAGGACACGTCAGCGTCGAATGGGTTGGTTATGCGGTCCAAGTATTTAAAGGCGGCGCAGGAACTTCTGGATGAGGTGGTGAACGTGGGGAAGGGGGTTATTGATTATCAGGTGGCGGCGGAGGGCGGCGGAGGAGGAGAAAgtgagaggagagagaaaatagggGAGGAGGGATCGGGTGGAGGAGAGACCACCGGAAAGCGTGGTGGTACTGAATTGACTACTGTTCAGAGGCAAGAGTTACAGATGAAGAAGGCTAAGCTTGTGAATATGTTGGATGAG GTGGAGCAAAGATACAAAGAATATCACAACCAAATGCAGATAGTAGTGTCGTCTTTCGAGCAGGCAGCAGGAATAGGGTCCACAAAGTCATACACAGCCCTAGCCCTACAGACTATATCAAAACAGTTCAGGTGCCTGAAGGACGCCATATCAGCTCAGATCAAGGCGGCGGCCAGCAGCCTAGGAGAGGATGTCGATGGTGCCACGGGTGCAGAAGGGTACTCGAGATTGAAGTTTGTAGACCACCAGCTCCGCCAACAAAAGGCATTACAGCAGCTTGGAATGATGCCGCCGCCACATCATCACAATGCTTGGAGGCCCCAAAGAGGCTTGCCTGAATCAGCCGTATCTGTTCTTCGTGCATGGCTCTTTGAACACTTCCTTCATCC ATATCCCAAGGATTCAGACAAACACATGCTAGCAAAACAGACAGGACTTACTAGGAGCCAG GTGTCGAATTGGTTCATTAATGCTAGGGTTAGACTATGGAAGCCAATGGTGGAAGAAATGTATTTGGAAGAAATGAAACAACATGATCAAGAAAGTAGTAGTACTATTAATGGTAAAAATACAACCGTTATTAATGCTCGAGAAACAAACAAGGAATTATTACCCGGAGAATCAAAATCACAAACATTAATTCATCATCAAACTAGCTCCACATTCCCATCGGAACCACAATTATTGCACATTCCAAATCATGTATACACTACATCGCAAGCAAAAGGACTTGTTCTTGATCCTCCTCGAAGCCCAAAAAAGCCAAAACCCTCttcgaacaacaacaacatcaacaatGTTAATATTGGTGGTGGCAGTTTTGGGGCTTATAATATTAACCCTTTGATTGacgatcatcatcatcaaatagGGGTTGATCACTTTGATCACGAGCAACTAGTGGCTGCAGGATTCCACGATTTTCTCTCGAACCAGATGGGAATGAATATGGGATCCGCAGTCCAAGCAAGTCATTACGGTGGGATGATGAGTAGTGTATCACCTCCTCATTCGAGCATCATGATTAATGGGTATGACAGTATTAATAGTACCATTATGAATAATAACAGGAAAAGGTTTGCTGCTCCTTTGTTGCCGGATTTTGTTGCTTGA
- the LOC124921139 gene encoding protein FAF-like, chloroplastic, whose translation MASATVGKLSLLLSSSPLQVEEETKAMIENHLGIVSILRSDHANSNMATANTLRRNLSADMSSRKWLAQNGLSSSSSSTSMKKIASSEQLSSLEDQINSRPGQDDVWMSIQLKNINNNNKKEVEKPDTWESILSQNAKEDHQYPNNITPPPYVHPLVKRSSSLSDKSLQICTESLGSETGSEDFSSYPSSETTSSDTEDQNKEEQQQQLKQTSQTEKQSVVVVDSASGREEWQPTKCMYSTRSTSTRSFPPPLSSLAQSAGPTLHMQSRRLHGRLVLEAVSVPSKNFFQAQRQDGRLVLKLNSNQNQDLSETNVVEDDFEEEEEDEEEVEEIVRQETKVKEVTVLMEQEPRLLQSVGTKVKEVTVLMEQQEPRLLPSMGTIMFQKIMRIDNVNPAWPNRFNRKINLSRVEMELELDQEEDATAQSLPHVARLIRSPATTTTVGTTGSFNAYDYFWRTKPTNNQQSPTEKNNNKLTNPHNSPKACERQELVFLRGNKGEYLVPLVTGCKDSRRSLLIWEPYCVATS comes from the coding sequence ATGGCATCAGCTACAGTCGGAAAATTAAGCCTTCTCTTGTCTTCTTCACCTCTCCAGGTTGAAGAAGAAACTAAGGCCATGATTGAGAACCACCTGGGAATAGTTTCCATCCTAAGATCAGACCATGCAAACTCAAATATGGCCACCGCTAATACCCTCAGGAGGAATCTCTCAGCAGACATGTCCTCAAGGAAATGGTTGGCTCAAAACGGGttatcctcctcctcctcctccacctccatGAAGAAGATTGCCTCATCTGAGCAATTATCATCACTGGAGGATCAGATCAATAGTAGGCCAGGGCAAGATGATGTTTGGATGTCAATCCAACTGAAgaacatcaacaacaacaacaagaaaGAGGTTGAAAAACCGGATACATGGGAATCAATACTGTCACAGAATGCTAAAGAGGACCACCAGTACCCAAACAACATAACTCCACCTCCATACGTACATCCTCTAGTCAAACGATCCAGCTCCTTAAGCGATAAAAGCCTCCAGATTTGCACGGAGAGCCTTGGGTCTGAGACCGGGTCTGAAGATTTTTCTTCATACCCATCCTCTGAGACGACCTCAAGTGATACTGAAGATCAGAACAAGGAAGAACAGCAACAACAACTAAAGCAAACCTCTCAGACGGAGAAACAATCTGTTGTGGTGGTGGACTCGGCTTCTGGTCGAGAGGAATGGCAACCTACAAAGTGCATGTACTCCACTAGATCCACATCTACTAGATCCTTCCCACCTCCTCTTTCTTCTCTGGCCCAAAGTGCTGGCCCGACCCTTCACATGCAATCTCGTCGCTTACATGGACGGTTGGTCCTCGAAGCTGTCTCTGTTCCTTCAAAGAACTTCTTTCAAGCTCAACGCCAAGATGGCCGGCTTGTTCTTAAACTCAACTCCAATCAAAATCAAGATCTTTCAGAGACAAATGTTGTGGAAGATgactttgaagaagaagaagaagatgaagaagaagtagaagaaATTGTTAGACAAGAAACTAAAGTCAAAGAAGTGACGGTTCTAATGGAGCAAGAACCAAGGCTACTCCAAAGTGTGGGGACTAAAGTCAAAGAAGTGACAGTTCTAATGGAGCAGCAAGAACCAAGGCTCCTCCCAAGTATGGGGACAATAATGTTCCAAAAGATCATGAGAATAGATAACGTGAATCCAGCATGGCCAAACAGGTTCAACAGAAAGATCAATTTGTCAAGAGTAGAAATGGAGTTGGAATTAGATCAGGAAGAAGATGCAACCGCCCAATCACTGCCTCATGTGGCTCGGCTGATACGTTCTCCAGCTACTACCACTACAGTTGGAACAACCGGCTCTTTCAATGCTTACGATTACTTTTGGCGGACCAAGCCTACCAACAACCAACAGAGCCCAACCGAAAAGAACAACAACAAATTGACCAATCCTCACAATAGCCCCAAGGCATGCGAACGACAAGAGCTGGTCTTCCTCAGAGGTAACAAAGGCGAGTACTTGGTTCCTTTAGTGACTGGCTGCAAGGATTCCAGAAGGTCACTTCTAATTTGGGAGCCCTACTGCGTTGCCACATCCTAA
- the LOC124920202 gene encoding uncharacterized protein LOC124920202 isoform X2 — translation MERDETNWSELVEDLVDGGEVEKAISLLESVVSNLQTDTDCLQLSSALFDLSKLYSSQGFSLKSDEIRTRALIVRERSRPTHLPQGDLKLAKDDAAIIDGSSSGQPLELKDDVSLCKDCSDDDDWEAIADHSLNDLRLSPKSLPSKPSLDDVKVPTPKRRGRGTFAYKKEGLYSDQLTDGNPKDDDDSESQSSEKDSNTRIKCGTRHILVLADFPLSTTTRDLEKLLDKFKSSGFVIRWVNDTVALAVFRSSSLALEAFNCMKCAFTVRVLEENDALLSSIRPRDLDPPRQRPQTSTRTAQRLIAQGMGLKLQSTNFGSKELREQEEARRNRIVSRQNMKEDAWGED, via the exons ATGGAAAGGGATGAAACAAACTGGAGCGAACTGGTTGAAGATCTCGTTGATGGAGGAGAAGTAGAAAAGGCCATCTCTCTTCTCGAATCTGTTGTTTCCAATCTCCAAACTGATACCGACTGTCTTCAGCTTTCCTCCGCCCTATTCGATTTGTCCAAACTCTATTCCTCCCAAGGTTTCTCTCTCAAGTCCGACGAGATTCGCACTCGCGCCCTTATCGTCAGGGAACGATCCCGACCAACCCACTTGCCTCAGGG TGATTTAAAACTTGCAAAAGATGATGCTGCAATCATCGATGGTTCTTCTAGTG GGCAACCGCTTGAATTGAAGGATGATGTTTCCCTCTGTAAAGATTGCTCAGATGATGATG ATTGGGAGGCTATTGCAGATCATTCTCTCAATGATTTACGACTCTCTCCAAAATCCTTACCCTCAAAACCATCACTAGATGATGTTAAAGTTCCAACCCCTAAACGGCGTGGAAGAGGAACATTCGCGTATAAGAAAGAGGGATTATACAGTGATCAACTAACTGATGGGAATCCaaaggatgatgatgattctGAAAGCCAAAGCTCAGAAAAAGATTCTAACACAAGAA TAAAATGTGGAACACGTCACATTCTTGTTCTAGCTGACTTTCCACTTAGCACCACAACGCGAGACCTTGAGAAGCTTTTGGACAAATTCAAAAGCAGTGGCTTTGTGATTCGTTGGGTCAATGATACTGTTGCACTTGCTGTTTTCAGATCTTCTTCACTTG CACTTGAGGCATTTAACTGCATGAAATGTGCATTTACTGTGCGTGTACTTGAAGAGAACGATGCACTTCTCAGCTCTATTCGACCTAGAG ATCTGGATCCCCCTCGTCAAAGGCCTCAAACATCGACGAGAACAGCTCAAAGGTTAATTGCACAAGGAATGGGACTGAAGTTGCAGTCAACAAATTTTGGGTCCAAGGAATTGAGGGAACAGGAAGAAGCTAGGAGGAATCGTATTGTCTCGAGACAAAACATGAAGGAAGATGCATGGGGTGAAGACTGA